The Amycolatopsis mongoliensis genome includes a window with the following:
- a CDS encoding ABC transporter substrate-binding protein → MRTIRNGLVLALGITMTALGATACGGGGDNTPPAAGPNEHVDLTLATFTEFGYEALIPEYERLHPNIKITHRKTGQGGPYHQDLITKLAAGSGLADVAAVEEGHLSDVLDKGSKFNDLSKIGPADASPDRWLGWKYDAAKTKDGKVIGYGTDIGPLAMCYRKDMFQAAGLPTDPEAVKPLFATWDSYFAAGADYVSKTKGKAWFDSASQNFNAMVNQLPQGYIGSDDKLAVESNQGIKDAWTKVTDAVAKGESAKLTAFSNEWNTGFKQGAFATKVCPAWMLGVIKEQAGPENAGKWAVTAAFPGGGGNWGGSYLTVPTQSKHPKEAAELAAWLTAPEQQIKAFQAKGTFPSQVKALSDPALLSQTDAYFGGAKVGELFAEQAKKVQKPQYKGPGDGQIQENAASPALQAVEQGKSAADGWQQLVDSAKKITR, encoded by the coding sequence GTGAGAACGATCCGGAACGGCCTGGTCCTGGCACTGGGCATCACGATGACGGCGCTCGGCGCCACGGCCTGCGGCGGAGGCGGTGACAACACCCCGCCCGCGGCGGGTCCCAACGAGCACGTGGACCTGACGCTGGCGACGTTCACCGAGTTCGGCTACGAGGCACTCATCCCGGAGTACGAGCGACTGCACCCCAACATCAAGATCACGCACCGCAAGACCGGTCAGGGCGGCCCCTACCACCAGGACCTCATCACGAAGCTGGCCGCGGGCTCGGGCCTCGCCGACGTCGCCGCGGTCGAGGAGGGTCACCTCTCCGACGTCCTCGACAAGGGCTCGAAGTTCAACGACCTCAGCAAGATCGGCCCCGCCGACGCCTCCCCCGACCGCTGGCTCGGCTGGAAGTACGACGCCGCCAAGACCAAGGACGGCAAGGTCATCGGCTACGGCACCGACATCGGGCCGCTCGCCATGTGCTACCGCAAGGACATGTTCCAGGCCGCGGGCCTGCCGACCGACCCCGAAGCCGTGAAGCCGCTGTTCGCCACCTGGGACAGCTACTTCGCCGCCGGCGCCGACTACGTGTCCAAGACCAAGGGCAAGGCCTGGTTCGACTCGGCCTCGCAGAACTTCAACGCCATGGTCAACCAGCTCCCGCAGGGCTACATCGGCAGCGACGACAAGCTCGCCGTCGAGAGCAACCAGGGCATCAAGGACGCCTGGACCAAGGTCACCGACGCCGTCGCCAAGGGCGAGTCGGCCAAGCTGACCGCGTTCAGCAACGAGTGGAACACCGGCTTCAAGCAGGGCGCGTTCGCGACGAAGGTGTGCCCGGCGTGGATGCTCGGCGTGATCAAGGAGCAGGCCGGCCCGGAGAACGCGGGCAAGTGGGCGGTCACCGCGGCCTTCCCCGGCGGCGGCGGCAACTGGGGCGGCTCGTACCTGACCGTGCCGACGCAGTCGAAGCACCCGAAGGAGGCCGCCGAGCTCGCGGCCTGGCTGACCGCGCCCGAGCAGCAGATCAAGGCGTTCCAGGCCAAGGGCACCTTCCCCAGCCAGGTCAAGGCGCTGTCGGACCCGGCGCTGCTGAGCCAGACCGACGCCTACTTCGGCGGCGCGAAGGTCGGCGAGCTGTTCGCCGAGCAGGCCAAGAAGGTCCAGAAGCCGCAGTACAAGGGCCCCGGCGACGGCCAGATCCAGGAGAACGCCGCCAGCCCGGCCCTGCAGGCGGTCGAGCAGGGCAAGTCGGCGGCGGACGGCTGGCAGCAACTGGTCGACTCGGCGAAGAAGATCACTCGCTGA
- a CDS encoding carbohydrate ABC transporter permease, which produces MTVIDKKIAPGGSKAGERTSPRPTFRHKLSRWDVKVSPYLYVAPFFIVFGVVGLFPLLYTAYVSLFKWKAGSDDPDFIGFDNYKELVGDGQFWNALTNTVSIFLLSSVPQIIMAIMLAALLGSRLRGATGWRVGILLPYAASLVAIGIIFANLFGPKYGLINGVLQTIGLDPVDWQASRFGSHVAIAIMVNWRWTGYNALIVLAAMQAIPKELHEAALIDGAGTWRRFWNVTLPLLKPTLIFVIITSTIGGLQIFTEPKLFDALPGSNNGGSTNQFQTVTLYLYQSAFENYNLGYASAIAWVLFVIIVLIALVNFFLTSRLAHTPAVKKK; this is translated from the coding sequence ATGACCGTCATCGACAAGAAGATCGCGCCAGGAGGGAGTAAGGCCGGGGAGCGCACGTCTCCCCGGCCCACCTTCCGGCACAAGCTGAGCCGGTGGGACGTCAAGGTATCGCCGTACCTCTACGTCGCGCCGTTCTTCATCGTCTTCGGGGTCGTCGGGCTGTTCCCGCTGCTCTACACCGCGTACGTGTCGCTGTTCAAGTGGAAGGCGGGCAGCGACGACCCCGACTTCATCGGCTTCGACAACTACAAGGAACTGGTCGGCGACGGCCAGTTCTGGAACGCGCTGACCAACACCGTCAGCATCTTCCTGCTTTCCAGCGTGCCGCAGATCATCATGGCGATCATGCTGGCGGCGTTGCTCGGCAGCCGGCTGCGCGGCGCCACCGGCTGGCGCGTCGGCATCCTGCTGCCGTACGCGGCCAGCCTCGTCGCGATCGGGATCATCTTCGCCAACCTGTTCGGCCCCAAGTACGGGCTGATCAACGGCGTGCTGCAGACCATCGGGCTGGACCCGGTCGACTGGCAGGCCAGCCGGTTCGGCAGCCACGTCGCGATCGCGATCATGGTGAACTGGCGCTGGACCGGCTACAACGCCCTGATCGTGCTGGCGGCCATGCAGGCCATCCCGAAGGAGCTGCACGAGGCGGCGCTCATCGACGGCGCGGGCACGTGGCGCCGCTTCTGGAACGTCACGCTGCCGCTGCTGAAACCGACGCTGATCTTCGTCATCATCACCTCGACGATCGGCGGCCTGCAGATCTTCACCGAGCCCAAGCTGTTCGACGCCCTGCCGGGGTCGAACAACGGCGGCTCCACCAACCAGTTCCAGACCGTGACGCTGTACCTGTACCAGTCGGCGTTCGAGAACTACAACCTCGGCTACGCCTCGGCGATCGCCTGGGTGCTGTTCGTGATCATCGTGCTCATCGCGCTGGTGAACTTCTTCCTCACCAGCCGGCTCGCGCACACCCCGGCGGTGAAGAAGAAATGA
- a CDS encoding carbohydrate ABC transporter permease, protein MTTLQGGLRKSVATLGRPRKATYVVLAIFVLGSMFPFYWSFLVASRDNGMLTERIPPFVPGGNFFANAARVFDTVPFWKALANSVIVSGTVTLTTVLFSSLAGFAFAKLRFKGRNGLFVFIVVTLAVPTQLGIIPLFIAMSELGWAGHLQAVIVPNLVTAFGVFWMRQYTVDAVPYELIEAARVDGCSMIRIFWNVCLPAVRPAAAILAMFTFMMSWNDFLWPLVVLDAGNPTVQVALEKLQSGYYVDYSLVLAGTTLATIPILIVFVLLGRQIVAGIMQGAVKG, encoded by the coding sequence ATGACGACACTCCAAGGTGGGCTCCGGAAGTCCGTCGCCACGCTCGGCAGGCCGCGCAAGGCGACGTACGTCGTGCTGGCGATCTTCGTGCTCGGCTCGATGTTCCCGTTCTACTGGTCGTTCCTGGTGGCCAGCCGGGACAACGGGATGCTCACCGAACGCATCCCGCCGTTCGTTCCCGGCGGCAACTTCTTCGCCAACGCCGCCCGGGTGTTCGACACCGTGCCGTTCTGGAAGGCGCTGGCCAACAGCGTCATCGTGTCCGGCACCGTCACGCTGACCACGGTGTTGTTCTCCTCGCTGGCCGGGTTCGCCTTCGCGAAACTCCGGTTCAAGGGGCGCAACGGACTGTTCGTGTTCATCGTCGTGACGCTCGCGGTGCCCACCCAGCTGGGCATCATCCCCTTGTTCATCGCGATGTCGGAGCTGGGCTGGGCCGGTCACCTCCAGGCGGTGATCGTGCCCAACCTGGTCACCGCGTTCGGCGTGTTCTGGATGCGCCAGTACACGGTGGACGCGGTGCCGTACGAGCTGATCGAGGCCGCGCGCGTCGACGGCTGCAGCATGATCCGCATCTTCTGGAACGTCTGCCTGCCCGCGGTCCGCCCGGCGGCGGCGATCCTGGCGATGTTCACGTTCATGATGTCCTGGAACGACTTCCTGTGGCCGCTGGTGGTCCTGGACGCGGGCAACCCGACCGTCCAGGTCGCGCTGGAGAAGCTCCAGAGCGGCTACTACGTCGACTATTCGCTGGTGCTGGCCGGCACGACCCTGGCCACCATCCCGATCCTCATCGTCTTCGTCCTCCTCGGCCGCCAGATCGTGGCCGGGATCATGCAAGGTGCCGTGAAAGGGTGA
- a CDS encoding GH1 family beta-glucosidase: MSVHPDSVRAAEIGESAALPFPPGFVWGAATAAFQVEGATTADGRTDSVWDVFARRPGAVVGGDTGDPAADHYRRYSEDVDLMRTLGLGAYRFSLAWPRVRPDGGAPNPAGLAFYDRLVDCLLEAGIQPWATLYHWDLPQALEERGGWTNRDTAYRFAEYSETVLARLGDRVASWSTLNEPWCAAMLGYAGGIHAPGRTDHRAAVAATHHLLLGHGLAMDVIRRHAPDVPAGITLNLYPVAPHDPANVTDVSAARRIDGLQNRLFLDPVLRGGYPDDLVTDLEPFGLGDVVEPEDSAIIAAHVDWLGVNYYRDYRVAGRPVPGSEPAGPEWVGAGDVHFVPDPAAPRTDSGWEVQPAGLTESLLQVHRGYRRVPLYITENGAAYPDVVADGGDIVDTDRVAFLDSHLRAAHDALAAGVDLRGYFYWSLLDNFEWAEGYAKRFGLIHVDYATQRRTPKRSAHWYARVIGLNGLG, translated from the coding sequence ATGTCCGTACATCCCGACAGCGTTCGGGCGGCAGAGATCGGGGAAAGCGCCGCGTTGCCGTTCCCGCCCGGCTTCGTCTGGGGCGCCGCCACCGCGGCGTTCCAGGTGGAAGGGGCCACCACGGCCGACGGGCGCACCGACTCGGTCTGGGACGTCTTCGCGCGCCGTCCGGGTGCGGTAGTGGGCGGCGACACCGGCGACCCGGCCGCCGACCACTACCGGCGGTACTCCGAGGACGTCGACCTGATGCGCACGCTCGGCCTCGGCGCCTACCGCTTCTCGCTGGCCTGGCCCCGGGTTCGACCGGACGGTGGCGCCCCCAACCCCGCCGGGCTCGCGTTCTACGACCGGCTGGTCGACTGCCTCCTGGAGGCCGGGATCCAGCCGTGGGCGACGCTCTACCACTGGGACCTGCCCCAGGCGCTGGAGGAGCGGGGCGGCTGGACGAACCGCGACACTGCGTACCGGTTCGCCGAGTACAGCGAGACCGTGCTGGCCCGGCTCGGCGACCGCGTCGCCAGCTGGTCGACGCTGAACGAGCCGTGGTGCGCGGCGATGCTCGGCTACGCGGGCGGCATCCACGCGCCCGGCCGCACCGACCACCGGGCCGCCGTCGCCGCCACGCACCACCTGCTGCTGGGCCACGGGCTGGCGATGGACGTCATCCGCCGGCACGCGCCGGACGTTCCGGCCGGGATCACGCTCAACCTCTACCCGGTCGCCCCGCACGACCCGGCCAACGTCACCGACGTCTCCGCGGCCCGGCGCATCGACGGCCTGCAGAACCGGCTGTTCCTCGACCCGGTGCTGCGCGGCGGCTACCCGGACGACCTCGTCACCGACCTCGAGCCGTTCGGGCTGGGCGACGTCGTCGAACCCGAGGACAGCGCGATCATCGCGGCCCACGTCGACTGGCTCGGCGTGAACTACTACCGCGACTACCGCGTCGCGGGCCGCCCGGTGCCCGGCAGCGAGCCGGCGGGCCCGGAGTGGGTCGGGGCGGGCGACGTCCACTTCGTCCCGGACCCGGCGGCGCCCCGCACGGACTCGGGCTGGGAGGTGCAGCCGGCCGGGCTGACCGAGTCGCTGCTGCAGGTCCACCGCGGCTACCGCCGGGTGCCGCTGTACATCACGGAGAACGGCGCGGCCTACCCGGACGTCGTCGCCGACGGCGGTGACATCGTCGACACCGACCGCGTGGCGTTCCTGGACTCCCACCTCCGGGCGGCGCACGACGCGCTGGCGGCCGGGGTCGACCTGCGCGGGTACTTCTACTGGTCGCTGCTGGACAACTTCGAGTGGGCCGAGGGGTACGCGAAGCGGTTCGGCCTGATCCACGTCGACTACGCGACGCAGCGTCGGACGCCGAAGCGGAGTGCCCACTGGTACGCCCGGGTGATCGGGCTGAACGGCCTGGGCTGA